The Pirellulales bacterium genomic sequence CCGACGAAGTGCTGCCCAAACACGTTACGCAAGACACCCTTAAGGCCGTTCGCTCCGGGCTGGATTATCTTGCGCGCACTCAAGCCGACGATGGCGCCTGGCGTGAAGGCCAGGGCGGGCAAGCATATCCTATGGCCATGACAGCCTTAGCCTGCACCGCGCTGTTGGCTAACGGCAACTCGCCTACAAGAGGCCGATATGGAGAACAGCTGAAGCGCGGTACGGATTACATATTGCAATGCGCCCAAAATAGTAAATCTGGATTGATCACCAGTCCGAGCTCGGAGAACGGCATGCCGATGCACGGCCACGGCTTCGCCTTGATGTATTTGGCCTCCGTGTATGGTATGGAAACCAATCCCACCAAACACACGGCGATTCACGATGCCGTGATCGCTGGCGTCAACCTTACGGCGCGAGGTCAAAGTGGGGCGGGGGGGTGGACGTATGTTCCGGGCGGCGGCGATGAAGGATCGGTTACGGTCACTCAAGTTCAGGCATTGCGTGCTGCGCAAAATGCCGGCATTCAAGTTCCCAGTGGAACCATCGAAAATGCCATTCGTTATCTTGAGCGCTGTAGCACGCCGGAAGGGGGCATTTGTTACTCGCTGGCATCCGGGGGCGAAGCTCATTTGCCAATTTCTGCGGCGGCCGTGGCGACCCTGTACAACGCGGGCGAATTCGATTCACCACTCGCCAATCGTTGCTTGGATTTTGTGTGGCAGCGGTTCGAGGCAATTAACGGCTGGAGCAAGCGCGCCGGTCACGATTATTACACGCATTTGTATGCATCGCAGGCCTTTTACATGGCCGGCGACCAGTATTGGGACAAGTATTTTCCGACTACCCGCGATGAGTTGCTAAAAATGCAAAACGCTGGTGAAGGCTCGTGGGATGGGGACGGAATCGGCAAAACTTACGGTACAGCTATCGCACTTATTATTCTTCAATTACCCTATAAGTTTCTACCCGTTTACCAGCGTTGAGCGGCCGTTTTGTTCAGCCGCAAGATCTGCCAATCTGAAACGAGGGCCCATAACGTGATCCATCAAACAGCCAGCGTGGACGAGCGCGCCGCGGCGGGCAATAACTCTGATCGGTCACACTCGGCCGACCTGGAAGATTTGCGCCGTCTGGAACAGGCCCATCGGCATTTGCGGGAGCAAATTGCGCACATCGTGGTTGGACAGGACGAAGTCATCGAGCAATTGATGATTGCCATCTTTGCTCGCGGCCATTGCATTTTAGAAGGCGTGCCAGGGTTAGCGAAGACTTTAATGGTCAGCACACTGGCCAATTGCCTGTCGCTGCAATTCACGCGCATTCAATTCACGCCCGACTTAATGCCCAGCGACATCACCGGAACGGAGGTACTGCAAGACGATCGGCAAACCGGTACGCGGCATCTACAATTCATGCGAGGGCCGGTATTCACTAATATTTTGCTGGCCGACGAAATCAATCGCACGCCTCCCAAGACTCAGGCCGCGCTATTGGAAGCCATGCAAGAACGCCAAGTTTCGGCCGGCGGCCGGCGGCACGCGCTGGTGGACCCGTTTTTCGTGCTGGCCACGCAAAACCCGATCGAACAGGAGGGTACCTATCCATTGCCCGAAGCGCAATTAGATCGCTTCCTATTCAAGGTGTATGTCGGTTATCCCACGCCTGACGAGGAGCGGCAGATTTATCGCCGCACCACCGGCGCGGAAGTGGAGCACGTCACCAAAATACTAGACGGTCTGGAAATTCCTCATTTGCAGAAGATTGTTCGTAGCGTGCCGGTTTCCGATCATTGCTTGGATTACGTCATGGCACTGGTTCGCGCCACTCGCGCTGGCGAGCCCAATAGTCCGGCATATATCTCACGTTGGGTTTCCTGGGGCGCCGGCCCTCGCGCTGGGCAAGCGCTCATTCTCGCTGCCAAAGCCCGGGCCGCATTGCACGGTCGCCCGGCAGTGGCCATCGACGACATCCGCGCTGTTTCTAAACCTGTATTGCGGCATCGCTTGGTGGCCACTTATGCGGCTCAGGCCGACGGACAAACCCCCGATACTATTGTCGACGCTTTAATTCGCGACATCCCCGTTCGTTCAGGAGCCGATGAACTCGATGGCCGAGTTGCCCAAGTATTCCAATCCTGAAGTGCTGGCCCGCATTTCCGGTCTGACGCTGCGTGCCACTCGGGTAGTGGAAGGCACGGTATGTGGATTACACCGCAGTCCATTCCACGGCTTCAACGTGGAATTTGCGGAGTACCGCGAGTATTCGCCTGGCGATGATTTGCGGTTGCTCGATTGGCGCGTACTCGGCCGGACCGACCGTTTCTACATTAAACAGTATGAAGAAGAGAGCAACTTACGGGCGACCATCGTGATGGACGCCAGCGCTTCCATGCGCTACGGCTCCGGCGCGATGACCAAGTTCGATTACGCAGCCACATTGGC encodes the following:
- a CDS encoding prenyltransferase/squalene oxidase repeat-containing protein, with the protein product MIAAPLAQVQLAQADEVLPKHVTQDTLKAVRSGLDYLARTQADDGAWREGQGGQAYPMAMTALACTALLANGNSPTRGRYGEQLKRGTDYILQCAQNSKSGLITSPSSENGMPMHGHGFALMYLASVYGMETNPTKHTAIHDAVIAGVNLTARGQSGAGGWTYVPGGGDEGSVTVTQVQALRAAQNAGIQVPSGTIENAIRYLERCSTPEGGICYSLASGGEAHLPISAAAVATLYNAGEFDSPLANRCLDFVWQRFEAINGWSKRAGHDYYTHLYASQAFYMAGDQYWDKYFPTTRDELLKMQNAGEGSWDGDGIGKTYGTAIALIILQLPYKFLPVYQR
- a CDS encoding MoxR family ATPase; translation: MEDLRRLEQAHRHLREQIAHIVVGQDEVIEQLMIAIFARGHCILEGVPGLAKTLMVSTLANCLSLQFTRIQFTPDLMPSDITGTEVLQDDRQTGTRHLQFMRGPVFTNILLADEINRTPPKTQAALLEAMQERQVSAGGRRHALVDPFFVLATQNPIEQEGTYPLPEAQLDRFLFKVYVGYPTPDEERQIYRRTTGAEVEHVTKILDGLEIPHLQKIVRSVPVSDHCLDYVMALVRATRAGEPNSPAYISRWVSWGAGPRAGQALILAAKARAALHGRPAVAIDDIRAVSKPVLRHRLVATYAAQADGQTPDTIVDALIRDIPVRSGADELDGRVAQVFQS